The Gordonibacter urolithinfaciens genome contains a region encoding:
- a CDS encoding LTA synthase family protein, whose protein sequence is MTERQTRLAVPTEPPSASRAPKAPTRPRALALAAVLAGSLAALGLCLYAAAGLVEAPWPQTAFTALLLAACGCVPLVRGRAPGIDGKTAGAMRPLAVALAVPAGFYLLERPWNDALLAMDPYYAAANLCVLALLLAVVYFAGQRSRASVGLFLAACFLAGTANHFVIAFKGQPIVPADLLALSTAASVGSGYTFALDERLLEAAAVLALCLAALSLLPRATVSPRRVAVNAACAVAVAACFGWWLGSYDLEEAYACTVDVWGVKESYAEQGSALCFLKHVQDLSPAEPDGYDADDVAALIGRLGGAPETAGKTEAPTVIAVMNETFSDLSRYPGLAGTGARPAHYYEIAAEALEAGDAYVSALGGGTCNSEFEFLTGSSMGHLGGGVYPYVLYDLDGAESLVSYFSGLGYATHAVHPAESTNWRRDRVYDQLGFDEFADQSAFAGADTLRGLTTDRATYDYVLDLLEADGRPQFVFDVTLQNHGGYDVGGLSDDLAVSVPLGDGSMSPELDEYASVIRQADRDLAYLVDKLNALDRPVVLCFFGDHQPGFSDWLFEATHDGAAADDLGLEAVQERYTVPYLIWANDAARAQGAHGPDGGADERTSLNYLGSRLVEAAGLPTTGYQRFLLAVREAIPAINLNGFLTADGAWHGFGDEDGGDPGALEALRAYATVQYDNLFNKDSAWSAR, encoded by the coding sequence ATGACCGAGCGGCAGACCCGCCTTGCCGTCCCGACCGAGCCCCCATCCGCCTCGCGGGCGCCCAAGGCTCCCACGCGCCCGCGCGCCCTTGCGCTCGCCGCCGTCCTGGCCGGCTCCCTGGCCGCCCTCGGCCTGTGCCTCTACGCCGCAGCCGGCCTTGTCGAGGCGCCCTGGCCGCAAACGGCCTTCACGGCCCTGCTGCTGGCCGCCTGCGGCTGCGTGCCGCTTGTGCGCGGGCGTGCTCCGGGCATCGACGGCAAAACGGCGGGCGCGATGCGGCCCCTCGCCGTAGCGCTTGCCGTGCCCGCAGGCTTCTACCTGTTGGAACGGCCGTGGAACGACGCCCTGCTCGCCATGGACCCCTACTATGCGGCGGCGAACCTGTGCGTGCTCGCGTTGCTCCTCGCCGTCGTGTACTTCGCCGGGCAGCGCTCGCGCGCGTCCGTCGGCCTGTTCCTGGCCGCGTGCTTCCTGGCCGGCACGGCGAACCACTTCGTGATCGCGTTCAAGGGGCAGCCCATCGTGCCGGCCGACCTGCTCGCGCTCTCGACGGCCGCATCGGTGGGGTCCGGCTACACGTTCGCGCTCGACGAACGGCTCCTGGAGGCTGCCGCCGTGCTCGCCCTGTGCCTCGCGGCGCTCTCCCTCCTGCCGAGGGCGACGGTCTCGCCGCGGCGGGTCGCGGTGAACGCGGCGTGCGCCGTGGCCGTGGCAGCATGCTTCGGCTGGTGGTTGGGCTCCTACGACCTGGAGGAGGCGTACGCGTGCACGGTGGACGTCTGGGGCGTGAAGGAGTCGTACGCCGAGCAGGGCTCGGCGCTCTGCTTCCTCAAGCACGTGCAGGACCTAAGCCCGGCAGAACCGGACGGCTACGACGCCGACGACGTGGCCGCGCTGATCGGCCGTCTCGGCGGCGCGCCCGAGACGGCCGGCAAAACCGAAGCCCCTACCGTGATAGCCGTCATGAACGAGACCTTCTCGGACCTCTCGCGCTATCCCGGCCTCGCCGGCACCGGCGCCCGTCCCGCGCACTACTACGAGATTGCCGCGGAAGCGCTCGAAGCGGGCGACGCGTACGTATCGGCGCTCGGCGGCGGCACGTGCAATAGCGAGTTCGAGTTCCTCACCGGCTCGAGCATGGGCCATCTCGGCGGCGGCGTGTACCCTTATGTGCTGTACGACCTCGACGGCGCCGAGAGCCTCGTGTCTTACTTCTCCGGGCTTGGCTACGCGACCCATGCCGTCCACCCGGCCGAAAGCACGAACTGGCGCCGCGACCGCGTGTACGACCAGCTGGGCTTCGACGAGTTCGCCGACCAGTCCGCGTTCGCGGGCGCCGACACGCTGCGCGGGCTCACCACCGACCGCGCGACGTACGACTACGTGCTCGACCTGCTGGAAGCCGACGGGCGCCCGCAGTTCGTCTTCGACGTGACGCTGCAGAACCACGGCGGCTACGATGTGGGCGGCCTGTCCGACGATCTGGCCGTGAGCGTGCCGCTCGGCGACGGCAGCATGTCGCCAGAGCTCGACGAGTACGCGAGCGTCATCCGCCAGGCCGACCGCGACCTCGCCTACCTCGTGGACAAGCTCAACGCGCTCGACCGGCCCGTGGTGCTGTGCTTCTTCGGCGACCACCAGCCCGGCTTCAGCGACTGGCTGTTCGAAGCGACCCACGACGGCGCCGCAGCCGACGACCTGGGGCTCGAGGCCGTGCAGGAGCGCTACACGGTGCCATACCTCATCTGGGCGAACGACGCCGCCCGCGCGCAGGGCGCCCACGGTCCGGACGGCGGCGCGGACGAGCGCACGAGCCTCAACTACCTGGGATCGAGACTGGTGGAGGCCGCGGGCCTGCCCACGACGGGCTACCAGCGCTTCCTGCTGGCCGTGCGCGAGGCGATTCCCGCCATCAACCTCAACGGCTTCCTGACCGCCGACGGCGCCTGGCACGGCTTCGGCGACGAGGACGGCGGGGATCCCGGCGCGCTGGAGGCCCTGCGCGCCTACGCCACGGTGCAGTACGACAACCTGTTCAACAAGGATTCCGCCTGGTCAGCAAGGTAG
- a CDS encoding erythromycin esterase family protein: MRAMVGIALAAALLALPGCGTGIPDAVREYLERQANPFDLEQPLAKGSIGNVDGYRVFLAGETHTKAKDKQAEKLLVRYFHEHEGVRYLLWETGFGSGLLLDRYLQTGNADELDFYLEQLSGTMGYTQEERDFWVWLREYNAALPDQQKLHVIGLDVDHQPETAARGLSLLADGSADVGEAFAATLERALSGDVQALEELGQAIREQPEEAQAAFGSSYGWAVQFAENFDRTVRYYRGTEAERSSKSNDLRDEAMMANFRFVAERYPQEAFFGELGSEHVIQSACETEFCSSTYNRFAMRLDAAGSPVAGAVCSILLAHTEQGPLLLRSYSPSNADLDYRPFEQWFGQDVLFSLDEAGSTFAAGQSLVNQGTDEGLSTTDYFQKLVLLSDSPDCTPLN, translated from the coding sequence ATGAGAGCAATGGTCGGAATAGCGCTCGCAGCGGCGCTGCTCGCCCTGCCCGGATGCGGAACCGGCATCCCCGACGCCGTGCGCGAATATCTTGAGCGCCAGGCAAACCCGTTCGACCTGGAACAGCCGCTTGCAAAGGGCTCCATCGGCAACGTCGACGGCTACCGAGTGTTCCTTGCCGGGGAAACCCACACGAAGGCGAAGGACAAGCAGGCAGAGAAGCTGCTTGTGCGCTACTTCCATGAACACGAAGGCGTACGCTACCTCCTCTGGGAGACCGGCTTCGGCAGCGGCCTGCTGCTGGACCGCTACCTCCAAACAGGCAATGCGGACGAGCTGGACTTCTACCTGGAACAGCTCAGCGGCACGATGGGATATACCCAAGAAGAGCGGGATTTCTGGGTTTGGCTCCGGGAGTACAATGCAGCCCTGCCCGACCAGCAGAAGCTTCATGTGATCGGGCTGGACGTAGACCACCAGCCCGAGACCGCCGCCCGGGGCCTCTCCCTGCTCGCCGACGGCTCCGCCGACGTCGGCGAGGCCTTCGCCGCAACCTTGGAAAGGGCCCTAAGCGGCGATGTTCAGGCATTGGAGGAGCTGGGGCAGGCGATACGCGAGCAACCGGAAGAGGCGCAGGCAGCGTTCGGCAGCTCGTACGGATGGGCGGTGCAGTTTGCCGAGAACTTCGACCGCACCGTGCGCTATTACCGGGGAACGGAAGCGGAGCGGTCCTCGAAGTCGAACGACCTGCGCGACGAGGCGATGATGGCGAACTTCCGGTTCGTTGCTGAACGCTACCCGCAGGAGGCCTTCTTCGGCGAGCTCGGCAGCGAGCACGTCATCCAGAGCGCCTGCGAGACCGAATTCTGCTCCAGCACGTACAATCGGTTCGCCATGCGACTCGATGCGGCCGGATCGCCTGTCGCAGGGGCGGTGTGCTCCATCCTGCTCGCCCATACGGAGCAGGGCCCGCTTCTCCTCCGCAGCTACTCGCCCTCCAACGCAGACCTCGATTACCGACCGTTCGAGCAATGGTTCGGCCAAGACGTGCTCTTTTCGCTCGACGAAGCGGGCAGCACTTTCGCAGCAGGGCAGAGCCTCGTCAACCAGGGCACTGACGAAGGCCTATCCACGACGGACTACTTCCAGAAATTGGTGCTCCTGTCGGATTCGCCGGACTGCACGCCCCTCAACTGA
- the ribF gene encoding riboflavin biosynthesis protein RibF, protein MAEIYEVGEGFDHAFFAGTSCAFGVFDGVHAGHRYLLAQACETAGRSGGKSVALTFDIDPDEAFHPDRLKKLMTNGERLAMLASTGVDAVAVLPFTPAFAALSPEAFLEATFDGTAPAYLHVGCDFRFGARAAGTVGELEAWGAGAGCAVAAHDLKSADGAPVTATRIRLLLAEGDIAEANRLLERPYFMTGTVEPGRGEGADLGFRTANLAVPDQLRPLGDGVYAAYAHVDGARYKAAVNVGVAATFADRATATCEVHLLDFAGDLYGKPVKVEFLHWLRPMRKFDDVDELIATVKGNIQWVRENL, encoded by the coding sequence GTGGCAGAGATCTATGAGGTGGGGGAGGGTTTCGACCATGCGTTCTTCGCGGGCACGTCCTGCGCGTTCGGCGTGTTCGACGGCGTGCATGCCGGGCACCGGTACCTGCTGGCGCAGGCGTGCGAGACGGCTGGGAGGTCGGGCGGCAAGAGCGTTGCGCTCACGTTCGACATCGATCCCGACGAGGCGTTCCACCCCGACCGCCTGAAGAAGCTCATGACGAACGGGGAGCGCCTGGCCATGCTCGCCTCCACGGGCGTGGACGCCGTGGCCGTGCTGCCGTTCACGCCCGCGTTCGCCGCGCTTTCGCCCGAGGCGTTCCTCGAGGCCACGTTCGACGGCACGGCGCCCGCGTACCTGCACGTGGGCTGCGACTTCCGGTTCGGCGCGCGCGCGGCCGGAACCGTGGGCGAGCTGGAGGCATGGGGGGCCGGCGCCGGCTGCGCCGTGGCGGCGCACGACCTGAAGAGCGCCGACGGGGCCCCCGTCACGGCCACGCGCATCCGCCTGCTCTTGGCCGAGGGCGACATAGCGGAGGCCAACCGCCTGCTCGAGCGCCCGTACTTCATGACGGGCACGGTGGAGCCGGGCCGCGGGGAAGGGGCCGACCTGGGCTTCCGCACCGCGAACCTTGCGGTGCCCGATCAGCTGCGCCCGCTCGGCGACGGCGTGTACGCCGCCTACGCCCACGTGGACGGCGCGCGCTACAAGGCCGCCGTGAACGTGGGCGTGGCCGCCACGTTCGCCGACCGCGCCACCGCCACCTGCGAGGTGCACCTCCTCGACTTCGCCGGCGACCTGTACGGGAAGCCGGTCAAGGTGGAGTTCCTGCACTGGCTGCGCCCCATGCGCAAGTTCGACGACGTGGACGAGCTCATCGCCACGGTAAAGGGCAACATCCAGTGGGTGAGGGAGAACCTGTAG
- the truB gene encoding tRNA pseudouridine(55) synthase TruB — protein sequence MKRGDSGLSLVVGVNKPAGMSSHDVVNRCRRIFGERRVGHTGTLDPMATGVLPLCVGPATRLDAYLVGHDKHYRVRIAFGAATTTDDAEGEVVRTGDVPARVLDPAFAASFAKGLTGARKQLPPAYSAIKVNGRKACDAARQGTIIDLAPRDIVVHDARLVAVHEAGDGCELPSWDVEFHVSKGTYIRALARDTGAALGCPAHVAALERTQLGLLHLEECVTLETLAELGDRAALDPVRLLGTRFLYADGPLAAGVRNGNALPGSTGLFERRRGALDAEFCACTAGVRESCEAPHDGEVVAVIAENKLVALYAYDEGRAAYRARCVFQTGVSRGRDL from the coding sequence GTGAAACGGGGAGATTCGGGGCTTTCCCTGGTCGTGGGGGTGAACAAGCCGGCGGGCATGAGCTCGCACGACGTGGTCAACCGGTGCCGCCGCATCTTCGGCGAGCGCCGCGTGGGACATACGGGAACGCTCGACCCCATGGCGACGGGCGTGCTCCCCCTCTGCGTGGGGCCTGCTACGCGCCTGGACGCCTACCTCGTGGGCCATGACAAGCACTATCGCGTGCGCATAGCGTTCGGTGCGGCGACCACCACCGACGATGCCGAGGGCGAGGTCGTCCGCACGGGCGACGTGCCCGCGCGCGTGCTTGATCCGGCGTTCGCCGCCTCGTTCGCTAAGGGCCTGACGGGCGCCCGCAAACAGCTGCCGCCTGCCTACTCGGCCATCAAGGTGAACGGGCGCAAGGCATGCGATGCCGCTCGCCAGGGCACCATCATCGACCTGGCGCCGCGCGACATCGTGGTGCACGACGCGCGCCTCGTGGCGGTGCACGAAGCGGGGGACGGCTGCGAGCTGCCGTCATGGGACGTGGAGTTCCACGTGTCGAAGGGCACCTACATCCGCGCCCTCGCCCGCGACACCGGCGCGGCCTTGGGTTGCCCGGCGCATGTGGCGGCGCTCGAGCGCACGCAGCTGGGCCTGCTGCACCTGGAGGAGTGCGTCACGTTGGAGACGCTGGCCGAGCTCGGCGACCGCGCCGCGCTCGATCCGGTGCGCCTGCTGGGCACGCGCTTCCTCTACGCCGACGGCCCGCTGGCCGCCGGCGTGCGCAACGGCAACGCGTTGCCGGGATCGACCGGACTGTTCGAGCGCCGGCGCGGCGCGCTGGACGCGGAGTTCTGCGCCTGCACGGCGGGCGTGCGCGAGAGCTGCGAGGCGCCGCACGACGGCGAAGTGGTGGCCGTGATCGCCGAGAACAAGCTCGTGGCGCTGTACGCTTACGACGAGGGCCGCGCCGCCTACCGCGCGCGGTGCGTGTTCCAGACGGGGGTTTCTCGTGGCAGAGATCTATGA
- a CDS encoding DHH family phosphoesterase, with product MSVTPQTNTTLPGLAVALGERDDFVICGHVSPDGDCIGSQLALMHALRSLGKRAVCLLAKDEPIDARLAFLPGADGLVPAALYDGPAATFVAVDVPMRDRMNSAAAHLLDACAFSATIDHHAYDERMTDLAYVDPASASTTMLVWELAGLMGAERGAELAACCYTGLVTDTGRFQYQNTDAAALAAASAMVAAGADAAGVAREIFQSRSLPSVELEALAVERMRFGADGGWALSWVMRDDFEATGAVKADAEPLIDALRSLRGVRVACMLRDQGDSVRGSFRAKDGTDVAALARTLGGGGHRAAAGFTVSGPMEAAVERISALLDEALAGTPDDAEGERGA from the coding sequence ATGAGCGTCACGCCCCAGACGAACACGACGCTGCCCGGGCTGGCCGTCGCGCTCGGCGAGCGCGACGACTTCGTCATCTGCGGGCACGTGAGCCCCGACGGCGACTGCATCGGCTCGCAGCTCGCGCTCATGCACGCGCTGCGCTCGCTCGGGAAGCGGGCCGTGTGCCTGCTGGCCAAGGACGAGCCCATCGACGCGCGCCTGGCGTTCCTGCCGGGCGCCGACGGGCTCGTGCCCGCGGCGCTCTACGACGGTCCCGCCGCCACGTTCGTGGCGGTGGACGTGCCCATGCGCGACCGCATGAACTCCGCGGCGGCGCACCTGCTGGACGCGTGCGCCTTCTCGGCCACCATAGACCACCACGCCTACGACGAGCGCATGACCGACCTCGCCTACGTCGACCCCGCCTCCGCGTCCACGACGATGCTCGTGTGGGAGCTCGCCGGCCTCATGGGCGCCGAGCGCGGGGCCGAGCTTGCCGCGTGCTGCTACACGGGCCTCGTCACCGATACGGGGCGCTTCCAGTACCAGAACACCGACGCGGCCGCCCTCGCGGCGGCCTCGGCCATGGTCGCCGCAGGCGCCGACGCGGCGGGCGTGGCGCGCGAGATATTCCAGAGCCGCTCGCTCCCCTCCGTGGAGCTCGAGGCGCTGGCCGTCGAGCGCATGCGCTTCGGCGCCGACGGGGGCTGGGCGCTGAGCTGGGTCATGCGCGACGACTTCGAGGCCACGGGCGCCGTGAAGGCCGATGCCGAGCCCCTCATCGACGCGCTGCGATCCCTGCGCGGCGTGCGCGTGGCGTGCATGCTGCGCGACCAGGGCGACTCGGTGCGCGGCAGCTTCCGCGCGAAGGACGGCACCGACGTGGCGGCGCTCGCGCGCACGCTGGGAGGCGGCGGGCACCGGGCCGCGGCCGGCTTCACCGTGTCCGGCCCCATGGAGGCTGCCGTGGAGCGCATAAGCGCGCTGCTCGACGAGGCGCTCGCGGGCACGCCGGACGATGCAGAGGGGGAGCGCGGGGCGTGA
- the rbfA gene encoding 30S ribosome-binding factor RbfA, whose product MKQGSSNRKVNEQAREVIASILLFEISDPRLELVTITGCEVSYDRSVCNVFYTTEPERYDDVAAAFQKAAGRIRSLMARKLSWRVAPELRFLLDTSVDQAERIASALAADAHRSAVAAPTDSDVPADADAFAAERAEEQAEDRSHDGEGA is encoded by the coding sequence ATGAAGCAAGGATCTTCGAACCGCAAGGTCAACGAGCAGGCGCGCGAGGTCATCGCGAGCATCCTCCTGTTCGAGATATCCGATCCGCGCCTCGAGCTCGTGACCATCACGGGCTGCGAGGTGAGCTACGACCGCAGCGTGTGCAACGTGTTCTACACCACCGAGCCCGAGCGCTACGACGACGTGGCCGCCGCCTTCCAGAAGGCGGCGGGGCGCATCCGCTCGCTCATGGCGCGGAAGCTCTCGTGGCGCGTGGCGCCCGAGCTGCGCTTCCTGCTGGACACGAGCGTCGACCAGGCCGAGCGCATTGCGAGCGCGCTCGCGGCCGACGCGCACCGCAGCGCCGTGGCCGCTCCCACGGACAGCGATGTGCCGGCCGATGCCGACGCGTTCGCCGCCGAGCGCGCGGAGGAGCAGGCCGAGGACCGCTCCCATGACGGGGAGGGCGCATGA
- the infB gene encoding translation initiation factor IF-2 yields MASMRVHELAKEFDMTSKELLDKLNEMKIPAKSHASMLADAYVAKIRKNLEPEIKQRAGQLEAEEAAELARERAEAEARKAEEERARREAVEQERAAREAERARREAAEAEGGEQGGEGSQDGRKPAKAPASSPFESLASQIESEKERVAREAAEARARARQAKAMAEVAKKQAVEEALRQRNSKKQKGSASSAPKPAPVIGAKKASGFDSLLSQIEAEKQRIEAQKKQAASAGAGAKDAARKGGKPERGPKKGKRGGSFEQIVPELEVQQQPAGEDRYAQMAVQAEKLQRDKVLAEARAAVAAASTHEGEGRRKKRKEKREAENRERLEMEAIEKGLDPTLVLDDSVVEIPQGATVAKFAELIGVQPNDVIKRLFMLGQVLTLTQSMGDDLVELIADDMGRKVRVVSPEEEYAVVYHDKDEDLKPRPPVVTVMGHVDHGKTSLLDAIRDTGVAAGEAGGITQHIGASVVEIDGKQITFIDTPGHEAFTAMRARGAQVTDVIVLVVAADDGVMPQTVEAINHAKAAEVPIVVAVNKIDKPGANPDRVRQELVEYGVIPEEWGGTNMFVEVSAKQRLHIDDVLETIILQADVLELKANPDAEASGFVIEANLDKGRGPVATVLVQRGTLHPGDIVVAGTSYGRVRALVDPRGKHVDEAYPADPVEILGLNSVPVAGDEFRVFDDERDARKLAEERALRARLAEQETKSHVSLDDLFSRIEEGKQTDLNLIVKADVQGSIEALRDAFEKMDQSEVRINIVHSAVGGITETDVTLASASDAIIIGFNVRPTGKSKVQAEKEKVDIRLYRVIYQAIEEINAARVGLLSPDIVEEDTGVAEVRETFKVPKVGTIAGCYITEGEINRDDKVRIVRDGTVIFEGVMESLRRFKDDVKTVKQGYECGIGIHGYQDLKIGDTIEGYQVKEVERTE; encoded by the coding sequence ATGGCCAGCATGCGCGTACATGAGTTGGCGAAGGAATTCGACATGACGAGCAAGGAGCTGCTCGACAAGTTGAACGAGATGAAGATACCCGCGAAGAGCCACGCGAGCATGCTCGCCGACGCCTACGTGGCCAAGATCAGGAAGAACCTCGAGCCCGAGATAAAGCAGCGCGCGGGCCAGCTGGAGGCCGAGGAGGCCGCCGAGCTCGCCCGCGAGCGTGCCGAGGCCGAGGCCCGCAAGGCCGAGGAGGAGCGCGCCCGCCGCGAGGCCGTGGAGCAGGAGCGCGCCGCCCGCGAGGCCGAGCGCGCCCGCCGCGAGGCCGCCGAGGCCGAGGGCGGCGAGCAGGGCGGAGAGGGTTCCCAGGACGGGCGCAAGCCGGCCAAGGCGCCGGCCTCGTCGCCGTTCGAGAGCCTGGCGAGCCAGATCGAGAGCGAGAAGGAGCGCGTTGCCCGCGAGGCTGCCGAGGCCCGCGCCCGCGCCCGCCAGGCCAAGGCCATGGCCGAGGTGGCGAAGAAGCAGGCCGTGGAGGAAGCGCTGCGCCAGCGCAACAGCAAGAAGCAGAAGGGCTCCGCGTCCTCCGCGCCGAAGCCCGCTCCCGTGATCGGCGCGAAGAAGGCCTCTGGGTTCGATTCGCTCCTCTCGCAGATCGAGGCCGAGAAGCAGCGCATCGAGGCCCAGAAGAAGCAGGCTGCGTCGGCCGGCGCCGGCGCCAAGGACGCCGCGCGCAAGGGCGGCAAGCCCGAGCGCGGACCGAAGAAGGGCAAGCGCGGCGGCTCGTTCGAGCAGATCGTGCCCGAGCTGGAGGTCCAGCAGCAGCCTGCGGGCGAGGACCGCTACGCCCAGATGGCCGTGCAGGCCGAGAAGCTGCAGCGCGACAAGGTGCTGGCCGAGGCCCGCGCCGCCGTGGCCGCCGCCTCCACGCACGAGGGGGAGGGCCGCCGCAAGAAGCGCAAGGAGAAGCGCGAGGCCGAGAACCGCGAGCGCCTGGAGATGGAGGCCATCGAGAAGGGCCTCGACCCCACGCTCGTGCTGGACGACTCCGTGGTGGAGATCCCGCAGGGTGCCACCGTGGCCAAGTTCGCCGAGCTCATCGGCGTGCAGCCCAACGACGTCATCAAGCGCCTGTTCATGCTGGGCCAGGTGCTTACGCTCACGCAGTCCATGGGCGACGATTTGGTGGAGCTCATCGCCGACGACATGGGGCGCAAGGTGCGCGTCGTGTCGCCCGAGGAGGAATACGCCGTCGTCTACCACGACAAGGACGAGGACCTCAAGCCCCGCCCGCCCGTCGTCACCGTCATGGGCCACGTCGACCACGGCAAGACGTCGCTCCTGGACGCCATCCGCGACACGGGCGTTGCCGCGGGCGAGGCCGGCGGCATCACCCAGCACATCGGCGCGTCGGTGGTGGAGATCGACGGCAAGCAGATCACGTTCATCGACACGCCGGGCCACGAGGCGTTCACGGCCATGCGCGCCCGCGGCGCCCAGGTCACCGACGTCATCGTGCTCGTGGTGGCCGCCGACGACGGCGTCATGCCGCAGACCGTCGAGGCCATCAACCACGCGAAGGCGGCCGAGGTGCCCATCGTGGTGGCCGTCAACAAGATCGACAAGCCGGGCGCGAACCCCGACCGCGTGCGCCAGGAGCTCGTGGAGTACGGCGTCATCCCCGAGGAGTGGGGCGGCACGAACATGTTCGTGGAGGTGTCGGCCAAGCAGCGCCTGCACATCGACGACGTGCTGGAGACGATCATCCTCCAGGCCGACGTGCTCGAGCTCAAGGCGAACCCCGATGCCGAGGCCTCCGGCTTCGTCATCGAGGCGAACCTCGACAAGGGCCGCGGGCCGGTGGCCACCGTGCTCGTGCAGCGCGGCACGCTGCATCCCGGCGACATCGTGGTGGCCGGCACGTCCTACGGCCGCGTGCGCGCGCTGGTGGACCCGCGCGGCAAGCACGTGGACGAGGCCTACCCCGCCGACCCGGTGGAGATCCTGGGCCTGAACAGCGTGCCGGTGGCCGGCGACGAGTTCCGCGTGTTCGACGACGAGCGCGACGCCCGCAAGCTGGCCGAGGAGCGCGCGCTGCGCGCCCGCCTGGCCGAGCAGGAGACGAAGTCGCATGTGAGCCTGGACGACCTGTTCAGCCGCATCGAGGAGGGCAAGCAGACCGACCTGAACCTCATCGTGAAGGCCGACGTGCAGGGCTCCATCGAGGCGCTGCGCGACGCGTTCGAGAAGATGGACCAGTCCGAGGTGCGCATCAACATCGTGCACTCGGCCGTGGGCGGCATCACCGAGACCGACGTCACGCTGGCCTCCGCCTCCGACGCCATCATCATCGGCTTCAACGTGCGCCCCACGGGCAAGTCGAAGGTGCAGGCCGAGAAGGAGAAGGTGGACATTCGCCTGTACCGCGTCATCTACCAGGCCATCGAGGAGATCAACGCCGCGCGCGTGGGCCTGCTCTCGCCCGATATCGTGGAGGAGGACACCGGCGTCGCCGAGGTCCGCGAGACGTTCAAGGTGCCGAAGGTGGGCACCATCGCCGGCTGCTACATCACCGAGGGCGAGATCAACCGCGACGACAAGGTGCGCATCGTGCGCGACGGCACCGTGATCTTCGAGGGCGTCATGGAATCGCTGCGCCGCTTCAAGGACGACGTGAAGACCGTGAAGCAGGGCTACGAGTGCGGCATCGGCATCCACGGCTACCAGGACCTCAAGATCGGCGACACCATCGAGGGCTACCAGGTGAAGGAAGTCGAGCGAACGGAGTAA
- the rnpM gene encoding RNase P modulator RnpM, with protein sequence MATETKKRQRSCIACGKQAGKAELYRVVRTPSGSVAFDGTGRAPGRGAYVCSEACFAAACKTRKLERALKTKLDHDELERIAAEVSSALRGA encoded by the coding sequence ATGGCAACGGAGACGAAGAAACGGCAGCGCAGCTGCATCGCGTGCGGAAAGCAGGCCGGCAAGGCCGAGCTCTACCGCGTGGTGCGCACGCCGTCGGGCTCCGTGGCGTTCGACGGCACCGGCCGCGCGCCGGGGCGGGGGGCGTATGTATGCTCCGAGGCGTGCTTCGCCGCCGCATGCAAGACCAGAAAGCTTGAACGGGCGCTGAAGACGAAGCTCGATCACGATGAGTTGGAACGAATCGCAGCCGAGGTGTCTTCGGCGCTGCGCGGAGCGTAA